A window from Felis catus isolate Fca126 chromosome B1, F.catus_Fca126_mat1.0, whole genome shotgun sequence encodes these proteins:
- the SPRY1 gene encoding protein sprouty homolog 1, which yields MDPQNQHGSGSSLVVIQQPTLDSRQRLDYEREIQPAAILSLDQIKAIRGSNEYTEGPSVVKRPAPRTAPRQEKHERTHEIIPINVNNNYEHRPTSHLGHAGLLNNARGPILSRSTSTGSAASSGSNSSASSEQGLLGRSPPTRPVPGHRSERAIRTQPKQLIVDDLKGSLKEDLTQHKFICEQCGKCKCGECTAPRTLPSCLACNRQCLCSAESMVEYGTCMCLVKGIFYHCSNDDEGDSYSDNPCSCSQSHCCSRYLCMGAMSLFLPCLLCYPPAKGCLKLCRGCYDWIHRPGCRCKNSNTVYCKLESCPSRGQGKPS from the coding sequence ATGGATCCCCAAAATCAGCATGGCAGTGGCAGTTCATTAGTTGTGATCCAGCAGCCTACATTGGATAGCCGTCAGAGGTTAGACTATGAGAGAGAAATTCAGCCTGCTGCTATTTTGTCTTTAGACCAGATCAAGGCCATCAGAGGCAGCAATGAATACACAGAAGGGCCATCAGTGGTGAAAAGACCTGCGCCTCGAACAGCACCAAGACAAGAAAAGCATGAAAGGACTCACGAAATCATACCAATTAATGTGAATAACAACTATGAACACAGACCTACAAGCCACCTGGGACATGCAGGACTCTTAAATAATGCCCGAGGCCCCATTTTGAGCAGATCGACCAGCACTGGAAGTGCAGCCAGTTCTGGGAGCAACAGCAGTGCCTCTTCAGAGCAGGGACTGTTAGGAAGGTCACCACCAACCAGACCAGTACCTGGCCATAGGTCTGAAAGGGCAATCCGGACCCAGCCTAAGCAACTGATTGTTGATGACTTGAAGGGTTCCTTGAAAGAGGACCTGACACAGCACAAATTTATTTGTGAACAGTGTGGGAAGTGCAAGTGTGGAGAATGCACAGCTCCCAGGACCCTGCCATCCTGTTTGGCCTGCAATCGTCAGTGCCTTTGCTCTGCGGAGAGTATGGTGGAATATGGAACCTGCATGTGCTTAGTCAAGGGCATCTTCTACCACTGCTCCAATGACGATGAAGGGGATTCTTATTCGGATAATCCTTGCTCCTGTTCACAGTCACACTGCTGCTCTAGGTACCTGTGTATGGGAGCCATGTCTCTATTTTTACCTTGCTTACTCTGTTATCCTCCTGCTAAGGGATGCCTGAAGCTTTGCAGGGGGTGTTATGACTGGATCCATCGCCCAGGATGCAGATGTAAGAACTCCAACACTGTCTATTGTAAGCTGGAGAGCTGCCCCTCCAGGGGTCAGGGTAAACCATCATGA
- the LOC123384957 gene encoding uncharacterized protein C11orf96 homolog, which yields MGDPASPSSAAAEGRPPDSPAPSAPGERRPEGRRRALGSPLHFPSPSPSPGARTCRAEPAGCAHPPPHAPAGRERPPDTHLGRSGSWGPSRATRPRSWCGRQRAHAASTAAGRTRRHCPCCGESARGLPRPHRAGALPAAPFRLRRTILRSLRARPGAADLSQLAFAAQLSNIHLRGFSLAAPFHEPEKKKSLRGGPRVSQKSELGSGSEKSS from the coding sequence ATGGGAGACCCTGCCTCACCGTCCTCGGCCGCGGCCGAAGGTCGCCCACCCGATTCCCCAGCCCCGAGCGCCCCGGGAGAGAGGCGGCCGGAGGGGCGGCGCCGCGCGCTGGGGTCGCCcctccacttcccctccccctctccgaGCCCCGGAGCCCGCACCTGCCGCGCAGAGCCAGCCGGGTgcgcgcacccccccccccacgcccccgccGGCCGGGAGCGGCCGCCGGACACTCACCTAGGTCGAAGCGGTAGCTGGGGACCAAGCCGTGCGACCCGGCCCAGGTCCTGGTGCGGGCGGCAGCGTGCTCACGCCGCATCAACCGCGGCGGGGAGGACGAGGAGGCATTGCCCCTGCTGCGGCGAGTCCGCCCgcggcctcccccgcccccaccgggcAGGAGCGCTCCCCGCGGCCCCCTTCCGGCTGCGGAGGACAATTCTCCGGAGTCTCCGCGCGCGGCCCGGCGCAGCAGACCTCTCACAGCTCGCGTTCGCCGCGCAGCTCAGTAACATCCACCTCCGGGGCTTTTCTCTTGCAGCCCCCTTCCacgaaccagaaaaaaaaaaatcccttcggGGGGGCCCTCGAGTCTCCCAGAAAAGCGAGCTGGGGAGCGGTAGTGAGAAGAGTTCGTGA